In Patagioenas fasciata isolate bPatFas1 chromosome 15, bPatFas1.hap1, whole genome shotgun sequence, the sequence GTCTCCGTTCTGGTGGTTGTAAAgcggcaggactggcggcacttctttggATGTCATGGGAGTCACAGAgtcggggcacttcttggagcacttgtcatcagatggcagcatggggggagacgagatcaaacacatttattaccatttcatttaaaagatccaaaagctaaatatGACACTCTTTAGcaaaacagccttaacaagggatTCAGCAActcagttaaggcagcttaggtcaagagagcagagtctgtaggacaaagctccctgggaacggaacccagcccagacaaggcttggtctgggcagttcctggcaggtcaaaccacagggctggtgagctctgagctcacctgcttctcactcgctcagctgctctgcctgccccagaattaggctgggctgatgcagaTGAGCTTTCCCCCCAAAactgcctttcccagagctcaggtccctccattccacttcACGCAGCGCTCCAGTCaagacccacaggcttgggcaagcgcctggggtcgcacaggctgtttgtgctgaacacagggcccgggccctaccttgtgctgaggctcctcagcagtgtcggtgggagggacgatggtgacggtgctgtccccagagctcccagctggagcaggtttgggctgcgcgttgacgggtgagctgtgggcgctcacccccaagcccaggaacggcctaggagagaaaagaaagcacaacagagctgggctgagcacagctgtcacttgcttcaatctgacctgctgttgtgttttcctatctccagtggcctattgtttgtctGTGTAGATCAAATTAGTCTCTATCCTTATttactctgttttgctgctgcaaatttgaattgcatttctaatccagcactaaaattgttcctttgtctgacaccttaggGTTGTTTCTGATGACTTTAGTCaataaccctcatggctacttacGCCTATAGAAAGGGACAACagaaatacgtatttctagctggtgGCGTCTCCTTACGGCACTGCAGTGCCCTGGATcaccagccaggtttgtcagctggtgtttgatttattccagttcatattcacacaccaaaccccctccccgttgtactcacaggctgaatctcttcgcCACACTCTTCTGAGCTTTGCCCGATGCGGTGCTGTTGTCAGAAGCTGCTTCAATTTCCCGTGAAAgatggaaactgcagaacaggcactaccgttagttaaatatctcaaagtggccatatctgagaaccCCTGGGTCattcccacgtcccagagggttcatccccacgaggaggagcgcagctctgtgcgtgtgtatttccactctccgggagcagctcctggcagcgcagagctcaaggctgagagaacctgaacctgcctgcgggggaagaaaagctgcttcgccagctgggctgagaccctacctctcctcatcacttaaatgctgctgcctcctaaaccactgctggAATTTCTCATCTCGTGCCATGCAATATTTGTAACATGAGGACTGCAAGAGCTTAATTTGGGCGATTatttcaaactcctaagaaaacaaataataaaataggaattctaattcaaaaaataaagccagtctcattcatacactaaacacacgcagcaacagatccaggacaaactgagttGGACCCGCAGGTCGGTTTCAGTTGAAGAAGTGGCTATTTCAAGAACCACTGTTTCAAACAATGCAACTCTGCAGCTCCCCGTTCCCGCTCACCCCTGCGTGGCCAGAGCAGCGCCGAGAGGAATCCCGCTCTGTACGTGGGTGGTTCTCAGGCACTAAGCAAGGGAAACAGCTAGAGGTGCCTGTGATGAAAGCAGAGCCTGATCCTCCCCAGCTCTGCACGTCATGCACTCACACTTGCCCCAGAGGaacacaaaacgctgcccccaacgtgtgactggaacgcgctgctcttccctcactccgcttgcacacacacttgcccaaaataattctgtccgaGATGTGGTGCGACTGCCcccggacagaggaaaccccggcaccttcgctcctgctgatctctgaccaacaaggctcaggctggaaggaaacgctgagccttgatttctcggtcccaggtacccgcttcgctctctgcaccttttacccacaaccatttactgcagcacaaggaagatggtcacaacctgtatcttgtggccagcacacagaacacacacgtgtaacgtgttcccgtgaacaccaaacgggggcaATGTGCCCCAGACGTAAATCCCCTGGCAGCGAGcgccctgcagctcctcttcccctgctgcccacatctaaaaggaatttctcttccttcctcacagTCTGCAGTGACCTTAGCGGCTGTTGGATTCGCctgagcaaagacaacaggcctcgccaagacaACACTCCAGCAGAGAGCATCGGgaactaacgatcacagaacaggcaccgttccacttacccttcgccgcttctcaaaattgatctggccgccctgttggaaggacagagaagggatcagaggagaagagcacaggctcggttGGAGTTAATCACGAACAGGATGAAGCAGCGACACCAAGGgaaaggccagagctgccctgaccaaaggcctctacaaagacctgtttccagctctaggataaaccaCAGCACTCGTGTCACCGAGTCTATTTTTTAAATAGACTCCTccatttttaagaactgcactagaaCCCAGTGGAAGATACAGGAGCAACACAGTGccgggaagggagggaggatatTTAGGATTACAAAAATTGctccaaattacctcgagatagtcctgaagtgCCGTGTCCAGCATCATGAGATCCGTGAGGAAGGTACCGAGGTAGGGTACCGCGCCTTgcgtgactccctgcaaacgatCAGAGCAacggtggattaattgactgagaaataataataatactaattagaATGCTAGAATACTCCTGTGCAAGCGAACAAAATACAAccagtctgcttcaccaaacagtgcTCTtggaaatgatgctttcacgacatcatccttagTATCTTAGCCAGTGGTTCATGTCTGTACAGAGCGGTATAAAcgcaaagtgctcattcgtaactcatCTGCGCCAAATCACGCTGTGcagcacctctcgccccagcagaaaagcccgggatttacagacccgtcttcccaaAAGctccgcatacgggagctcagtTTGTTagaaacagggctgagctcggctttggctCTTCTGCACACcggtcctaccgttatgcgctccagagccaatgGGGTCTGAAAAACACACAGCCAGCTTGAGAAAAATGCACGTAGAAGGACTTagcagaaaggaaaattcactcaaAGACATTTGGTCTTgcttaaccaaaaccaggacactcggAACACCAGAGGCATCTAAAGAGAGCTCTTGTGAGCTCGCCTGCTGTGGTCCATGGGAACCAAACCCAGGAAAGGACAGCACCAGGCACGGATGGATATTTCACAGTACTGTGCATTCACATGGTATTTCTGGAACATCTGGCAGACAGGATTTTCATGGGATGAAATGGGTTTTCTTTGTCATTTCCTTTATCCCTTATTACACAAGTGATGCCCCCTTGCCCCTCTGCTAAAGCTGGAAGTTGATTCTAGTTCTCATTCACACACTATGTGAGCTCCTACGACTTTTcagctcacggcacaggaagctttctgCCCAGGATAAgaggatgtgtcaggcttgacgctgggagaacacacagagaaAGGTACTTCACCGTCATTTTCcagttcttctttctggaactgctccaagaggttctgcgccctcttctccgggtcagagccgggtaCGTTCCTCTTCAGATAATCCAGCACCTTCATCAGACAGACGTAGTCCGGTGGCTCTTGGAAATCCTCGGCGcgttggtcgagccaggcttgtaaaatcgatgcgatcgcactgtgagcaaattcagagagaacacacgggttgtatgcagcaggtattgatgcaatcctATGGATCTGGatctaatataacaacaggaacactgagacattcatcccccacatGAAGGCAGCATGGATATTTCTGTGAGcatagaatttaatttgttctttttatgcaagaaatattattaagataatacttcataggaaactaaaggctgcttcttcaattacaccttgagaaaccagcgcagtcgtTAAAAAAAAGTTCAAGATTTTCTCTGGGTTgcattattggatgtgttatgagagaGCTGATActcggcctttacacaagctccttgaagctgtgaattgtcaaaggaaacaacagctctgctgcccacgtcctcCTCCaacaccgaaccctgactggggctcgctgggcgctgcaaaaccaaacttacgtcccgAGCACTGTGCTGGATTCGGGCGAATTCTGGTCTCCAGCTTCTTCGGAGCCTGAAATCTCCAGGTTTCCATATctgaaaaatgagatggctgtttagaggaacctctgctGAGCAAAAGCAAAATCCCAAATCGTGTAATTCATATACAACTAGCACAAACAACTAAAGAGCGTTTCTAGCTCAAACTGCAAACATGGAATCTAAGAGTTGGGCAAAATTAAGGagcctgaagaggaaaaaaatcctaaagaaacAGCCAGTATCTTCCAAACTAGCTTGTTAATTCCTAGGAAGCAGCCTGCGCAGAGGAGGAATCAACCAAAACAGTCACTCTGCTCACAGCTCCAAgaccctttctgcccattttcaCTCAGCCTTTCCCAAAGCAACACTCCAGCACATAAGGAGGCTGGAACACAACCGCTTTCTCCAACACagctgtcgtgtataataaacgatggctcagtttccattctgtccggGCTCttacctgtccaggagcagttccaggactgtgctggtggaagcaaaagccctgtatgtggagaggaagatgctgatgtactTAAAATCATTATCCCCAAAAGCCGTCAGAAggttctccaccagcttttccaaagttccagctttcagggccctgctgttgcacgtctcgtccgggctgacagtgtgttctgcagggaactggtccccttcagcctacaaagtggaaacaaagacaaagcacaaaactcaggcAGAAGCCGGATCCCTGACACAGCCTGCACAATGAAACACAGactccattccaccttttcacaggaatagtccatctctagttactaaacaattttgtcagtTCTGGCTTTCCAaataccaaatgctgtatcaaatactggaggacaataaagacatttcttatttaaacaggcaactgtttccagtgcttaagctgtaatctcatggtaggctttgaaactgaccattccctcctaacagggccaaccattcaaaaaccccggatgctctCTTAGCATcaagaagtttaagaaaggtttatcagacttcttgcagcatgaaagatctaagttccttcacttggCAATGAAGTAAGGACCCTTGAATCAGCTGGGGACTTGGCCACCACGCCAGCTtgacttaccccgagccatcttgctccttcactGTCAGTCTGcgggatctgcgctcttctcaggatgtcacagtcaacagctccttctccacctccatcctcagttgtgctctgccaggaaaagggcaaaGAAAAACAGGTAAGAGAGAAAGGAACGTGGTctctgcacaagcgcaggctgcagacaccagcgtgccagcaccaggatctcacaacacctcaacaacgctcacttcagttgccacctTTTAGCTGCCTTTAGTTACCTGGGGTTTTTTGGACttataactgaaagcagagaggagctgagtgcacagattactgcacaagccaatgaaagaggtaagaattaaaccagagagtccagatctcctgaaccccagcactaacaggcactgtattaacatgctgatacgtgttgaggagcaaagcactagagaactgAAAACAGACGTAACAATTAACtttagaaatacatatactggtccccctgcaaccacataatgtttTTTCATCATACATACCACTAGAATAATTGAAGTGTCAGGGCTTTACTAACTAccacagccttaagcacagcaacaactcgattagaaaggatttgagtgcagtgcaaccacatcctggtttggggaagctggggtttggggtttttgggggttgcttttctgtttgtttttacctcctTTATCTCTAAAATACCCCCTAGTCAGACAGAACTGGCTGtacaccagtgacttgcctcttgaacgctctgtggaacctccacattttccccaggCTGGTTCCTCACGTtgtcttccaggctctgtggagtctccgtGTCTTCTTCAGCTGGCTTGCTTGGAGTCTCCTCTATGCACTCTGCAGTCTCCACGTGTTCCTCTCTTATCTTGCTTGGACTCTCTTCGTTGTGCTCTGGAGTCTCCATGTCTTCCTGTGTTATCTTGCTTGGAGTGTTCTCAATGAGCTCTGGAGTCTCTGAGTCTTCTTCTCTTGTCTTGCTTGTCGTCtcatcatcttcctctcttgtcttgcTTCCactctgctcaatgcgctctggactCTCCTCagtgcgctctggagtctccacATCTTctttggttggcttggtcagagtctcctccaggctgtgcagagactccacatcttcctcgcgTGCCTTcctcctgggtgtcctcctccttggtctcctccaacatctccaaagagacaggctccgaaaggggaagttccgagcctgttagaaaacagcaGAACggcagttttgaattgcagatagcaacacatttacttttaatgtccttgcaaaagtaccagGACAAGATCATATGAACCCTGATCTTTaggcactattacaatgcaaaaaatagattgtATGACAGAATaatagaatctttttggttggaagagatcatcGAGTgtaaccattaacccacccctggcactgccccgtgtccctcaaAACCTCATccatgtgccttttaaacccctccagggatggtgactccaccgctgccctggacagcctgttccaatgtttaacaaccctttcacagaatcacagaaccacagaatgtcagggatgggaagggacctggaaagctcatccagtccaatccccccgccggagcagcaacacccagatgagtttacacaggaaggtgtccaggcgggtttgaatggctgcacagaaggagactccacaacctccctgggcagcctgggccagtgttctggcaccctcactgagatgaagtttcttctcaaatttaagtggaacctcttgtgttccagtttgcacccattgccccttgtcctgtcactggttgtcacccagaagagcctggctccatcctcctgacactgcccctttccatattgatccccatgaatgagtcccccctcagtctccacttctccagctccagagccccagctccctcagcctttcctcacacggcagatgctccactctcttcagcatcttggtggctgcgctggactctctccagcagttccctgtccttctggaactgaggggccacaactggacacaatattccaggtgtggtctccccagggcagagcagaggggcaggagaacctctctgacctaccgaccacccccttctaacccaccccaggtaccattggccttcctggccacaagagcccagtgctggctcatggtcaccctgctgtccccaggacccccaggtccctttcccctacgatactctctaataggtcattccccaacttacactggaacctggggttgttcctgcccagattcaagactctacacttgcccttgttctatttcattacatttctccccgcccaactctccagcctgtccaggtctctggatggcagcacagcttccagtgtcagccactcctcccagcttggtgtcaccagcaaacttgctgacagtcactctattccctcgtccaaatcactgatgaatattttgaataataccggccccagcactgacccctgaggcactgcactggatccaggcctcaactggactctgccccattgaccacgactctctggcttcttcccctcagccagttcgcagtcacctcaccactcggtcacccagaccgcactccctcccaTTTCTGGGgggaaatgttcccaatagccaaccgGAGCCTCCCCCGGCACAACTGGAGGCCGTCTCCTCCCGTCCCGTCACTTGTCACTCGGCAGCGGTCACCAACCCCCTTCTCTCGGCACTCGGAGCtgccacccccggccccgtgtcccccgcagccccgggggagggcgggcggcggggcctggctcgctcatacccgtccacagcagggcccgcagccgatcccgcacatggcgctgtgtccgcgtccgcaggcagggctgctgccggctccgccagccccgcactccgctctctctcgcaccgaccgctcgccccgacGGCAGCGCCGGcagcggctccgccggcaccgcggcgaccggacgcggcctcgcggcggcacgtgccgcccgcagccggccaatcgcagctcgccgccgctccgcgcgcgcccccttgccccgccctcagcccgcccgcaggcCGAGCCCTCGCCCAGCCGGACAAAGCGCCGGgaacgggacagacggaccgagccgggagcgtgggcatcagactgtgcgtggaacacaacgtgtgctgcggcagagcccggggcgagcgctcccggagctgcttcacgcacacgcacggCACGCTGGGATTTTACCCCTGGCCCTTGCAAACGCAAACCAGACCCGCACTGTCTGACCAGCACCTCCTGCACTTCATTCATTCGTTGCCCTCCAGCAGGTTCCGCCAGACACCCGTAAACAGTCCCCAGGCTACAAGCGCAGCTCCAGCCGGGCTGCGGCTCCAGCTGAGCAGCTTTGGTGGAACACAGGACGGACCccacattcctgctccagcaagaagGTGGTTCTGCAGGAACCTGCGACATGAATCAGGTTTTCACACCAGCTGCTTCCTTAACAGCAGAGGGGTTTAGACACAcacgtatatgtgtgtgtgtatatatatagtttttCCTAGGGCTGCTGCCTTCCATGAAGAGGAACCTCACAAAGCTGTGTGATGTTCTGATTAGTAAGAAACACCCAAAAGGATAATACAGATAACACAAAACTACAAAGTCCAAGCataactgggaaaagaaaaatgaagttcttgtcatttacagtgatgttttcactTTGCGATTCAATATATTCACTATTCTACTAAAGGTTTTAAAGAATAGGCAACTGAAATCAACAACATGTTCTTCCCGCGCAAAGGGGGGTTCCTTCCCCAGAAATGTTAATTGTGGTTAACCACACTGGCTCATCtttcagtgtttctgctctttttttcccctctttctatgGTCAGAGCAATTACACATCTGAGTGAAAAAATGAGGCAGCTTcccagtgaaataaataacttacgctttttttttttataccccGTTCcctttgttgccatttcaggatctataggcatggctgagatttgcatgccttggactactgaatatATTAAccgaataaagcacgggatcatacaTGGCACAAACaggaaacccagaaatgcacatactatcatgaaccctattttcttccaacagGTTCCCCTAAATAAGTTctcccaccaatggctagtaagtatggAATTCCATTTCcctactggtacatgtgcaactccttttatctcctctgttattttcattatggcttccccattgtcatctctttccaaacaacactctgaagtattcagtttcccacagacacccccttcttcagctaaaagacaatctaAGGCTGCCGATGTTGGTAcgctgcagctctggtctgagacaattgtctcgctatgagattcagtgcctcagctgtccggttgcttattatttcaaccactgcttgcaactaAGTAATTCAGTTTAGCATATATACTGGAGTACGGTATCCCCAGCttccatcttgggcccaggtggctggatcatagtgtt encodes:
- the LOC139829169 gene encoding ral guanine nucleotide dissociation stimulator-like 1 produces the protein MFQKYHGVTQGAVPYLGTFLTDLMMLDTALQDYLECLRTTHVQSGIPLGAALATQGFHLSREIEAASDNSTASGKAQKSVAKRFSLPFLGLGVSAHSSPVNAQPKPAPAGSSGDSTVTIVPPTDTAEEPQHKCSKKCPDSVTPMTSKEVPPVLPLYNHQNGDSCIIRTSVEEDRSGNIYKSILSSQTQLRTVLDNKH
- the LOC139829170 gene encoding ral guanine nucleotide dissociation stimulator-like 1, whose translation is MNEVQEVLVRQCGSGLRLQGPGPTKEDVETPERTEESPERIEQSGSKTREEDDETTSKTREEDSETPELIENTPSKITQEDMETPEHNEESPSKIREEHVETAECIEETPSKPAEEDTETPQSLEDNSTTEDGGGEGAVDCDILRRAQIPQTDSEGARWLGAEGDQFPAEHTVSPDETCNSRALKAGTLEKLVENLLTAFGDNDFKYISIFLSTYRAFASTSTVLELLLDRYGNLEISGSEEAGDQNSPESSTVLGTAIASILQAWLDQRAEDFQEPPDYVCLMKVLDYLKRNVPGSDPEKRAQNLLEQFQKEELENDGEVPFSVCSPSVKPDTSSYPGQKASCAVS